In Chryseobacterium camelliae, one DNA window encodes the following:
- a CDS encoding T9SS type B sorting domain-containing protein, which produces MKKILSFIFLFFVFICTFAQLDREHWFAPMVDRTTATNPYQRLYLSTNRTTPFPVSIYNNNILIGTVTISKNNPQKFDVLRNYIITTLQTDLFTPTTKGLYLKAEFPFYANLRFSVMNHAEIITSKGIPSTGKNFYVATAPISVNNQILNFMTSVLATEDNTTVTITGYKNTVQFSNGTTGATNPTLTFTLNKGQSYIIDGIGTIAGNFNGFIGAHITSTKPVNITNGNFNGQYAGSFQNNSDILMDQSVPVERLGNEFALVKGNGSIGSNMEGAIIIATEDNTQIFVNNETVALTTLNTGQYFVVPDSKYQLHGSSHYNLYIRTSKNAYVYQILAGDSNPSNEVATGGFNFIPALNCYLPKKIDELGLINENFVYSINNPSGILNIPTKLNLITERGAVVNVNGAVPPVSTGPFDMTGTNNWVTYGIPNVTGTLTITSTKAITAGITAGTDAVGYGGFFAGFPTQPVILKSGGDCAPGIVLTVDPIIYDTYQWFVNNTPIPGATSSSYTPTQSGYYTCSVTMGSCAPLITEKFKVLNCTKQSTAIYDVCTSKTITPAFSSSTQTPVPSTAAITTAPTLGTATVNPATGVITYIVNNPGTTGTDTFTYTFCGNNIDFPDCETVTVNINIQVLTVTNASLSACTVNGQGTFNLTTANVTSSSGTTVTYYPTLTDAQNENPAALITTPTAYTAANGTIIYAVVKNNLDCKSIAQITLTLFPLAVVTENYTGAFCDDNLDGTVTITLSDITAIVLNNPSYFTNVRYYANLSDATAGNNNILPNTWSYTTATTIYIRVESPNGCAPVIKPLNFTIGSKIPLQKTSLSISVCDDDLDGIKQVSLSSYISQFTTDPAVTVTYHGSLQEAQNDVNPLNNPINLTGSQTIYVRFEKTGVCPNIASINVTIKIPKKSDLLTDQVICPKAKTNLDAGPNFESYHWSTGATSQSITNVPAGNYWVDLTYQGCVYRQHVSVTESQLPVITSIEINGQVVTVGASGGNPPYEYSLDGVTWQSSNVFNNVPRGNHTLYVRDSKRCEDVTRTFVIINLINTITPNGDGTNDDIDYSALMNNKNLEFRIFDRYGAEVFRGTPSNWYTWDGNMGGRPVNTATYWYFISWTELGGTTTVKYTSWLLVKHR; this is translated from the coding sequence ATGAAGAAAATTCTATCTTTTATATTCCTGTTTTTTGTTTTCATCTGTACTTTTGCCCAGCTGGACAGGGAACACTGGTTTGCACCTATGGTAGACAGGACTACAGCGACGAATCCTTACCAGAGACTGTACCTGTCCACCAACAGAACAACACCGTTTCCGGTAAGCATTTATAACAATAATATCCTAATCGGTACGGTAACAATCAGTAAAAACAATCCTCAGAAATTTGACGTACTCAGGAATTATATCATTACTACTTTACAGACGGACCTTTTTACTCCTACAACAAAAGGACTGTATCTGAAAGCGGAGTTTCCTTTTTACGCCAACCTCCGGTTTTCTGTTATGAATCATGCCGAAATCATTACATCCAAAGGAATTCCTTCTACCGGTAAAAATTTCTATGTAGCTACTGCTCCTATCAGCGTAAACAACCAGATCCTGAATTTTATGACCAGCGTGCTGGCAACGGAGGACAATACCACGGTAACCATAACCGGCTATAAAAATACGGTTCAGTTTTCCAACGGAACAACCGGAGCAACCAATCCCACGCTTACATTTACTTTGAATAAAGGCCAGTCTTACATTATAGACGGTATTGGTACTATTGCAGGAAATTTCAATGGCTTTATCGGAGCGCATATTACTTCCACCAAGCCGGTCAATATTACGAACGGAAATTTTAACGGTCAATATGCAGGAAGTTTCCAGAACAATTCGGACATCCTGATGGACCAGTCCGTCCCTGTGGAAAGGCTGGGGAATGAATTTGCCCTGGTAAAAGGAAACGGAAGTATAGGCTCCAATATGGAAGGTGCCATCATCATTGCTACAGAAGATAATACCCAAATATTCGTCAATAACGAAACGGTTGCGCTGACCACTTTAAATACGGGGCAGTATTTTGTTGTCCCGGATTCAAAATACCAGCTTCACGGCAGCAGTCACTACAACCTGTACATCAGGACCTCCAAAAATGCTTATGTGTATCAGATCCTGGCTGGCGATTCCAATCCTTCCAATGAAGTGGCCACCGGCGGCTTTAATTTTATTCCTGCGCTCAACTGTTACCTGCCCAAGAAGATTGACGAATTGGGACTGATCAATGAAAATTTTGTCTACTCTATCAATAACCCTTCTGGTATCCTGAATATTCCCACTAAGCTGAACCTGATCACCGAAAGAGGCGCTGTCGTTAACGTCAATGGTGCCGTACCTCCTGTTTCTACAGGTCCCTTTGATATGACAGGAACCAATAATTGGGTTACCTACGGAATCCCCAATGTAACAGGGACACTTACGATTACTTCAACCAAAGCGATTACAGCAGGAATTACGGCAGGAACAGACGCTGTGGGTTACGGCGGTTTCTTTGCGGGCTTTCCTACCCAGCCAGTCATCCTGAAATCCGGTGGCGATTGTGCGCCGGGGATAGTTCTTACTGTAGACCCTATAATCTACGACACGTACCAGTGGTTTGTAAACAATACGCCCATCCCCGGGGCTACATCATCTTCCTACACGCCTACCCAATCCGGATATTATACCTGTTCGGTAACCATGGGAAGCTGTGCCCCGCTGATCACTGAAAAATTTAAGGTCTTAAATTGCACCAAACAGAGTACTGCCATCTATGATGTATGTACTTCCAAAACCATAACTCCGGCATTCAGCAGTTCAACACAGACTCCGGTTCCTTCCACAGCTGCGATTACCACAGCTCCAACGTTGGGAACAGCTACCGTAAATCCAGCGACAGGTGTTATCACCTACATCGTAAATAATCCGGGAACAACCGGAACCGACACTTTTACCTACACTTTCTGCGGTAATAACATCGACTTTCCGGATTGTGAAACGGTTACTGTAAACATCAATATTCAGGTCCTAACCGTAACCAACGCTTCACTCTCTGCCTGCACAGTCAATGGCCAGGGAACTTTTAACCTGACTACCGCCAATGTCACCTCCAGTTCCGGGACAACCGTTACTTATTACCCTACATTAACAGATGCACAGAACGAAAATCCAGCTGCACTGATCACAACCCCTACAGCGTACACAGCCGCTAACGGTACGATCATATATGCAGTGGTAAAAAATAACCTGGACTGTAAAAGCATTGCCCAGATTACCCTTACCCTCTTCCCTCTGGCAGTAGTAACAGAAAACTACACAGGAGCATTTTGCGATGATAACCTTGACGGAACCGTTACCATAACACTATCAGACATTACTGCTATTGTCCTGAACAACCCTTCGTATTTTACCAATGTCCGGTATTATGCTAATCTTAGCGACGCTACAGCAGGCAATAATAATATCCTGCCCAATACCTGGAGCTATACGACAGCGACAACGATTTACATCCGGGTAGAGTCTCCGAACGGATGTGCACCGGTAATTAAACCACTGAATTTTACGATAGGATCGAAAATTCCATTACAGAAAACCTCTCTGTCCATAAGTGTCTGTGATGATGACCTGGATGGGATAAAACAGGTCAGCCTTTCGTCTTATATCAGCCAGTTTACTACAGACCCCGCCGTTACAGTAACTTATCATGGAAGTCTTCAGGAAGCACAGAATGATGTGAATCCGCTGAACAATCCTATCAATCTGACAGGATCACAGACTATATATGTAAGATTTGAAAAAACCGGTGTCTGCCCTAATATTGCTTCCATTAATGTTACCATTAAAATCCCTAAAAAATCCGATCTTCTCACTGACCAGGTGATCTGCCCCAAAGCTAAGACCAACCTGGATGCAGGACCAAATTTTGAAAGCTATCATTGGAGCACAGGAGCGACGTCACAGTCTATCACCAATGTTCCTGCCGGAAATTATTGGGTAGACCTTACCTATCAGGGATGTGTATACCGGCAACATGTATCGGTTACCGAATCTCAGCTTCCGGTAATTACGTCTATAGAAATCAATGGCCAGGTAGTAACGGTAGGCGCAAGCGGCGGTAATCCTCCGTATGAATATTCACTGGACGGAGTGACATGGCAGAGTTCGAACGTTTTCAATAATGTACCGAGAGGAAACCATACGTTGTATGTCAGGGATTCCAAACGCTGCGAGGATGTGACAAGAACCTTCGTGATCATTAACCTGATCAATACCATCACGCCTAATGGTGACGGTACTAATGATGACATAGACTATTCTGCCCTGATGAACAATAAAAACCTTGAATTCAGAATTTTTGACCGGTATGGTGCAGAAGTTTTCAGGGGCACACCTTCTAACTGGTATACATGGGATGGCAATATGGGCGGAAGACCTGTAAATACAGCAACATACTGGTACTTTATCAGCTGGACGGAACTTGGCGGAACCACCACGGTTAAATATACCAGCTGGCTGCTGGTAAAACATAGATAA
- a CDS encoding DUF6759 domain-containing protein, whose protein sequence is MRKFILIFSTVLFTGLSAQKKGKDYSDILKSKNIYEINAFLRDAHPDDPRRSVLKPRVMEMMKEYIKNAHPADQKVKQMQEWLAMLKRRPSTKITFDEMNAIIRQKQIAKYKAELAAKQPTVAYTPSNPSNAIVTGAEAASTAAIPDAEAEEFNMLMTVSPVEHKNKTVKILNSLFDNDPMSKECIVLIENKSDCNIIMRMEGIGTIKYRLPIPARSDNSIVVQKGDYLFTSIVCGAQYASQKTIQKPVMVSLGTSASK, encoded by the coding sequence ATGAGAAAATTTATTTTAATCTTCAGCACGGTACTGTTTACCGGTCTTTCTGCCCAGAAAAAGGGCAAGGACTACAGTGATATCTTAAAAAGCAAAAATATCTACGAAATCAATGCCTTTCTCAGGGATGCCCATCCCGATGATCCCCGCAGGTCTGTCCTAAAGCCACGGGTAATGGAAATGATGAAGGAGTATATCAAAAATGCCCATCCTGCCGACCAGAAAGTCAAACAGATGCAGGAATGGCTGGCGATGCTCAAAAGAAGGCCGTCCACAAAAATTACCTTTGATGAGATGAATGCGATCATTAGGCAGAAACAGATCGCCAAGTATAAAGCTGAGCTGGCTGCCAAACAGCCTACAGTAGCATACACGCCCAGCAATCCCAGCAATGCCATTGTTACCGGGGCAGAAGCAGCGAGTACTGCGGCTATACCGGATGCAGAAGCAGAAGAATTCAATATGCTGATGACCGTATCTCCGGTAGAACACAAAAATAAAACGGTTAAGATCCTTAATTCCCTGTTTGATAATGATCCGATGAGCAAAGAATGTATTGTCCTGATAGAAAATAAATCAGACTGTAACATTATCATGCGGATGGAAGGTATCGGTACCATTAAATACAGGCTTCCTATCCCTGCCCGCAGTGATAATTCCATAGTAGTGCAAAAAGGTGACTACCTGTTTACCAGTATCGTATGTGGTGCTCAGTATGCTTCCCAGAAAACCATTCAGAAACCCGTGATGGTTTCTCTCGGCACATCAGCCTCAAAATAA
- a CDS encoding T9SS type B sorting domain-containing protein, which produces MKKFLFTFLCIFFTANILFAQRDTDHWFAPYYDSSSTSSTNYIHGLYFSTDSTTPFEVKIYSNNAVIGTVNISKGNPQMFSLGAQYIRTIASSSAAVPTNLGVYTKGDRPYFASLRIYNSSHGEIITSKGKAGIGTQFYAAATPMTVSSSSNNFTTGIMATEDNTTVTVSGYDPNIQFINVSQPTPLTFTITLNKGQSYILAGLGNVIANREGFIGAKIVADKPISVTNGNSNGFYATTTSSDGSDLIMDQSVPTQRLGNEFAMVKSISTSPSNMEGGIIIATENNTGIYINNSTTPIATIDEGEYYRILANAYATQAGGHSNIYIRTTKNVYLYQLIGAGSANNTGGYNYIPPLNCFLPRKIDEIGKINEMPSYNGNVTLKLNILTEAGAAVTVNGVTPTAAQGPFPLTGNTQWVTYAMQGITGNVTITSTKAVTAGVNGGYSTAGYGGYFAGFSSIPLISKQTGDCIPGIKLEVDDSYDTYQWYLNGNPISGATGNTYTPTVAGNYTVKITVGSCPPAITPVYKVFTCLQKTNKSMTVCEGYQTIVPDFTNSTQTYVPGSVTIVTPPANGTASIDPNGVITYIPNFGYFGNDTFVYKFCGNAPEFVDCEQVTLTLTVSKSPVVNNATLRSCFIESNPATALFNLTAAGVTTENGITKKYYPSPTDAVNGTNEIGNPANYIAPNGVVYVKVINANGCYRVAEVTLVVLPPVTSSVLMDKIICIEDKTTLDAGTGFAAYEWSTGATTSSISNVGVGTYWVKLKTGDCVAVQTVKVYASEQPVISNIEISNSTVTVYTVGGTAPYQYSLDNIHWQQSNVFNEVPRGDGTVYVKDAYDCEPIHVTITVPNLINVITPNSDGINDILDYSALAHKPNFKFSIYDRYGTKIHEGNKTNGYQWNGHINGQKKVSTGNYWFDISWNENNDKKTPVKYTGWIMVKNRD; this is translated from the coding sequence ATGAAAAAATTTTTATTCACTTTTCTATGTATTTTTTTTACTGCTAATATACTTTTTGCCCAAAGGGATACTGACCATTGGTTTGCTCCCTATTATGACAGCTCGTCTACCTCTTCAACCAATTACATCCATGGACTGTACTTCTCTACAGACTCCACCACACCGTTTGAAGTAAAGATTTACAGCAATAATGCTGTAATAGGAACGGTAAACATAAGCAAGGGAAATCCTCAGATGTTTTCATTAGGGGCTCAGTACATACGGACAATAGCTTCTTCAAGCGCTGCAGTACCTACTAATCTCGGGGTATATACAAAAGGGGATAGACCTTATTTTGCATCCCTCAGGATTTATAACTCTTCTCATGGCGAGATTATTACTTCCAAGGGTAAAGCAGGCATCGGAACACAGTTTTATGCTGCTGCGACACCCATGACCGTAAGCTCCTCTTCGAATAATTTCACTACAGGGATCATGGCTACAGAAGACAATACGACAGTAACCGTTTCCGGGTATGATCCTAATATACAGTTTATCAATGTATCCCAACCTACACCGCTTACGTTTACTATTACCCTTAATAAAGGGCAATCGTATATCTTAGCCGGCCTGGGAAATGTAATTGCCAACCGGGAAGGTTTCATTGGTGCTAAAATTGTTGCCGATAAACCTATATCTGTTACTAATGGTAATTCCAACGGATTTTATGCAACAACCACTTCCAGTGACGGCTCGGACCTTATTATGGACCAGTCTGTCCCGACCCAGCGTCTGGGTAACGAATTTGCCATGGTAAAAAGCATATCTACGAGCCCCAGCAATATGGAAGGCGGGATCATTATTGCTACGGAAAATAATACAGGGATTTATATCAACAATTCCACAACCCCTATCGCCACGATTGATGAAGGCGAATACTACCGTATTCTAGCCAATGCATATGCTACACAGGCAGGAGGTCACTCCAATATATACATCCGTACCACAAAGAATGTATATCTATATCAGCTTATAGGAGCGGGCTCTGCCAATAATACCGGAGGATATAATTATATTCCACCATTAAACTGCTTCCTTCCCAGAAAAATCGATGAAATAGGAAAGATCAACGAAATGCCTTCATACAACGGCAATGTAACATTAAAGCTCAACATTCTTACAGAAGCCGGTGCAGCAGTAACTGTAAACGGTGTTACACCTACAGCGGCCCAAGGGCCTTTTCCTCTTACGGGAAATACTCAATGGGTGACATATGCCATGCAGGGAATTACAGGAAATGTAACCATTACTTCCACAAAAGCTGTAACAGCAGGAGTCAACGGCGGTTACAGCACTGCAGGATATGGCGGATATTTTGCCGGGTTCTCCTCTATTCCGTTAATCTCTAAACAAACCGGAGATTGTATTCCCGGAATTAAGCTGGAAGTGGATGACAGTTATGATACCTACCAATGGTACCTGAACGGAAACCCTATTTCCGGGGCAACCGGTAATACTTACACGCCGACAGTCGCAGGGAATTATACCGTTAAAATTACGGTAGGATCCTGCCCGCCCGCCATTACGCCGGTATATAAGGTATTTACCTGCCTCCAGAAAACGAATAAGTCTATGACGGTATGTGAAGGATATCAAACAATCGTTCCTGATTTCACAAATTCTACACAAACCTATGTGCCAGGATCGGTAACCATCGTAACTCCTCCTGCAAACGGGACAGCTAGCATTGATCCTAATGGCGTCATCACTTATATACCGAATTTCGGTTATTTCGGAAATGATACATTTGTGTATAAATTCTGCGGCAATGCCCCTGAGTTTGTCGACTGTGAACAGGTGACCTTAACCCTTACCGTTTCCAAAAGCCCTGTTGTCAACAATGCTACGCTAAGGTCATGCTTTATAGAAAGCAATCCGGCTACGGCATTGTTCAATCTTACCGCTGCAGGAGTAACTACTGAAAACGGCATCACCAAAAAATATTATCCATCTCCTACAGACGCCGTTAATGGGACCAATGAGATCGGCAATCCGGCCAACTATATTGCTCCTAATGGAGTCGTATATGTCAAAGTGATCAATGCCAATGGCTGTTACAGGGTCGCTGAAGTTACCCTTGTGGTTCTCCCTCCGGTAACCTCCAGTGTGCTTATGGATAAAATTATTTGCATAGAAGACAAAACGACGTTGGATGCAGGTACAGGGTTTGCTGCCTATGAATGGAGCACAGGGGCCACAACATCTTCCATAAGTAATGTGGGCGTAGGAACTTACTGGGTAAAGCTTAAAACCGGAGACTGTGTAGCTGTTCAGACGGTCAAAGTATATGCTTCAGAGCAGCCTGTGATTTCAAATATAGAAATCAGCAATAGCACCGTCACGGTATATACTGTAGGCGGTACTGCACCATACCAATACTCACTGGATAATATCCACTGGCAGCAGTCTAATGTTTTTAACGAAGTACCGCGAGGAGATGGAACCGTGTATGTAAAAGATGCCTATGACTGTGAGCCCATCCATGTAACCATCACAGTTCCTAATCTTATTAATGTGATTACCCCTAACAGCGATGGTATCAACGATATCCTGGATTATTCGGCACTGGCGCATAAACCGAATTTCAAGTTCAGCATCTATGACCGTTACGGAACCAAAATCCACGAGGGCAATAAAACCAACGGATACCAATGGAACGGGCACATCAACGGACAAAAGAAGGTATCTACCGGAAACTACTGGTTTGACATCAGCTGGAATGAAAATAATGACAAAAAGACACCTGTAAAATACACCGGATGGATCATGGTGAAAAACAGGGATTGA
- the rpsB gene encoding 30S ribosomal protein S2: MAKANVKDLLEAGVHFGHMTRKWNPNMAPYIFMEKNGIHIVDLHKTAVKLDEACSALEKLTSAGKKVLFVATKKQAKEVVAKHASELNMPYITERWPGGMLTNFVTIRKAVKKMNSIDKMKKDGTFETLSKKERLQVDRQRANLEKNLGSIADMVRLPSAIFVVDIMREHIAVTEAKKLGIPVFGIVDTNSDPRKVDFVIPGNDDASKSIDMILNIVSDSIKEGQSQRKADKEKSKEEGEVVSADKDADFDAE, encoded by the coding sequence ATGGCAAAAGCAAATGTAAAAGACCTTTTAGAGGCTGGTGTACACTTCGGTCACATGACCAGAAAGTGGAACCCAAATATGGCTCCATACATTTTCATGGAGAAAAATGGTATTCACATCGTAGATTTACATAAAACAGCTGTTAAATTGGATGAAGCTTGCAGCGCTTTAGAAAAATTAACTTCTGCAGGTAAAAAAGTTCTTTTCGTAGCTACTAAGAAGCAGGCGAAAGAAGTGGTGGCAAAACACGCTTCTGAACTGAATATGCCTTATATTACAGAAAGATGGCCGGGTGGTATGTTAACGAACTTCGTTACGATCAGAAAGGCTGTTAAGAAAATGAACTCTATCGACAAAATGAAAAAAGACGGTACGTTCGAAACTTTATCTAAAAAAGAAAGATTACAGGTAGACAGACAAAGAGCTAACCTAGAGAAGAACTTAGGTTCTATCGCTGACATGGTGAGACTTCCTTCTGCAATCTTCGTTGTAGATATCATGAGAGAACATATCGCTGTAACAGAAGCTAAGAAATTAGGTATTCCTGTTTTCGGTATTGTTGATACAAACTCTGACCCAAGAAAAGTTGATTTCGTAATCCCAGGAAACGATGATGCTTCTAAATCTATTGATATGATCCTGAATATTGTTTCAGATTCTATCAAAGAAGGTCAGTCTCAGAGAAAAGCTGACAAAGAAAAATCTAAAGAAGAAGGAGAAGTAGTATCTGCTGATAAAGATGCTGACTTTGATGCTGAATAA
- the rpsI gene encoding 30S ribosomal protein S9 encodes MSTVHKIGRRKTSVARVYVKPGTGNITVNGKDAKEYFSTDVMVYKLNQPFILSETVGQYDVTVNVFGGGNTGQAEAIRLGISRALCEINAEFRLALKPAGLLTRDARMVERKKPGQKKARKRFQFSKR; translated from the coding sequence ATGTCTACAGTTCACAAAATCGGAAGAAGAAAAACTTCTGTAGCAAGAGTTTACGTAAAGCCAGGAACTGGTAACATTACAGTAAACGGTAAAGATGCTAAGGAATACTTCTCTACAGATGTAATGGTTTACAAATTAAACCAACCATTTATCCTTTCTGAGACTGTTGGTCAGTATGACGTTACCGTAAACGTATTCGGTGGTGGAAATACAGGACAGGCAGAAGCAATCAGATTAGGGATTTCAAGAGCTTTATGCGAAATCAACGCTGAGTTCAGATTAGCATTGAAACCAGCTGGTTTACTTACAAGAGACGCAAGAATGGTGGAAAGAAAGAAGCCAGGTCAGAAAAAAGCGAGAAAGAGATTCCAATTCTCAAAACGTTAA
- a CDS encoding DUF6759 domain-containing protein, whose protein sequence is MKNTILMVLISLLAACSPTKARKENEDILTTTDISRIEKYLASTYPDDPRRSILKPKLIALKNAAWTKGRKDAKPMEARPVMYEISGNAIKNSGSAEAEEFKRLITATSQGHTAKTLKLLNTLFDQDISSKEVIILFRNLSDCNMILRIQGKDFYNLAVPAKGDNFMVINKGNYKLTSNVCDVIYSSSKNITSSLLLTIQNPAPSGNAHAEIKK, encoded by the coding sequence ATGAAAAATACAATTTTGATGGTTCTCATTTCTTTACTGGCAGCCTGTTCCCCTACCAAAGCCAGAAAGGAAAACGAGGATATTCTGACGACAACAGACATCAGCAGGATTGAAAAATATCTTGCATCTACCTATCCTGATGATCCCAGAAGAAGCATCCTGAAGCCTAAGCTCATTGCGTTAAAGAATGCGGCATGGACAAAAGGCAGGAAAGATGCCAAACCTATGGAAGCCAGGCCTGTGATGTATGAAATCTCCGGCAATGCCATTAAAAATTCCGGTTCTGCTGAAGCAGAAGAGTTTAAGCGCCTGATCACTGCAACATCACAAGGGCATACCGCTAAGACCCTAAAGCTTCTCAATACGCTTTTTGACCAGGATATAAGCAGTAAGGAAGTTATCATCCTGTTCAGGAATCTCTCAGACTGTAATATGATTTTAAGAATCCAGGGAAAGGATTTTTATAATCTGGCCGTTCCGGCAAAGGGCGATAATTTTATGGTCATCAACAAAGGAAATTATAAGCTTACCAGCAATGTATGCGATGTTATATACTCTTCCAGCAAAAATATTACATCAAGCCTGCTACTTACGATCCAAAATCCTGCACCATCCGGAAACGCACATGCTGAAATAAAAAAGTAA
- the trmB gene encoding tRNA (guanosine(46)-N7)-methyltransferase TrmB, translated as MGKNKLARFAENKILPNVIQPTREEALQGFDLKGKWRTDFFKNDHPIVLELGCGKGEYSVGLAKTFPEKNFIGIDIKGARFWFGAKEAVENNMHNVAFLRTQIELVDYFFAENEVDEIWITFPDPQIKYKRTKHRLTHPDFLARYKKFLKPGGIIHLKTDSEFLHGYTLGYLQGAGHEIITAHHDIYGAPEYDPKTEHLRDIRTYYEELFSSKGKTITYIKFRIH; from the coding sequence ATGGGAAAGAATAAATTAGCAAGGTTTGCCGAAAATAAAATATTACCGAATGTCATCCAGCCAACCCGGGAAGAAGCTTTACAGGGCTTTGACCTGAAGGGCAAATGGAGAACTGATTTCTTTAAAAATGACCATCCCATCGTTCTGGAGCTGGGATGCGGGAAGGGAGAATATTCCGTAGGTCTTGCCAAGACTTTTCCTGAAAAGAACTTTATCGGAATAGACATTAAAGGCGCAAGGTTCTGGTTCGGTGCTAAGGAAGCAGTGGAAAACAATATGCATAATGTTGCCTTCTTAAGAACCCAGATTGAGCTTGTAGATTATTTCTTTGCAGAAAACGAAGTGGATGAAATCTGGATCACGTTCCCGGATCCGCAGATCAAGTACAAGCGTACAAAACACAGATTGACGCACCCGGATTTTTTAGCACGTTATAAGAAATTTCTTAAGCCAGGCGGAATTATCCATTTAAAGACCGACTCCGAATTCCTTCACGGATATACATTGGGTTATCTTCAGGGTGCAGGACATGAGATCATCACGGCTCACCATGATATTTACGGTGCTCCGGAATACGATCCGAAAACAGAACACCTGCGAGACATCAGGACATATTACGAAGAACTGTTCTCATCGAAAGGCAAAACCATAACCTATATAAAATTCCGGATCCACTGA
- the rplM gene encoding 50S ribosomal protein L13 → MNTLSYKTVSANKATANKEWVVVDAEGQPLGRLASTVAKILRGKHKTNFTPHVDCGDNVIVLNAGKVTLSGNKWDDKTYIWHTGYPGGQKSMTAAELQKKDSLKVLEKSVKGMLPKNRLGAALLKNLYLYEGTEHKHEAQQPKTINVNEFK, encoded by the coding sequence GTGAATACATTAAGTTACAAAACTGTTTCAGCGAACAAAGCTACTGCGAATAAAGAATGGGTTGTGGTAGACGCTGAAGGACAGCCGTTAGGAAGACTAGCTTCTACGGTTGCAAAGATTTTGAGAGGTAAGCACAAAACAAACTTTACACCTCACGTAGATTGTGGTGATAACGTTATCGTTTTGAACGCTGGGAAAGTTACCCTTTCCGGAAACAAGTGGGACGACAAGACTTACATCTGGCATACAGGATATCCTGGAGGACAGAAGTCTATGACTGCGGCTGAACTTCAAAAGAAAGATTCTTTAAAAGTATTGGAAAAATCTGTAAAAGGGATGTTGCCTAAAAACAGATTGGGAGCTGCTTTACTGAAGAACCTTTACTTATATGAAGGAACTGAGCACAAACATGAAGCTCAACAGCCTAAAACAATTAATGTTAACGAATTTAAATAA
- a CDS encoding DUF6759 domain-containing protein, which translates to MKKHFSFCLYIIAAAIAYGCGNKNTPVRTYPVRKPVTRTYSTGSSTSPAAQVEREYQNLSKTYKPETAAVLTDLLNDSPNSITTSFMIENKSRCNIVLTISGNNYFKKIPIGAGKNGVVMVPKNQTYNLSGMVCDAVYQKTKLITGPSRITLSN; encoded by the coding sequence ATGAAAAAGCATTTCAGTTTTTGTCTCTATATCATTGCCGCTGCAATAGCATACGGCTGTGGCAATAAAAATACTCCCGTGAGAACGTATCCTGTAAGAAAACCTGTCACAAGGACGTATAGTACCGGTAGCAGCACCTCTCCTGCAGCCCAGGTAGAACGAGAATACCAGAACCTCAGCAAGACCTATAAGCCTGAAACAGCCGCTGTGCTGACAGATCTGTTAAATGATTCTCCCAACAGCATCACAACGTCTTTTATGATCGAAAATAAATCCCGGTGTAATATTGTGTTAACCATCAGTGGCAATAATTATTTTAAAAAGATTCCGATTGGGGCCGGGAAAAACGGAGTAGTCATGGTCCCTAAAAACCAGACTTATAATCTTTCGGGAATGGTTTGTGATGCTGTATATCAGAAAACTAAGCTGATAACAGGCCCATCCCGCATTACATTATCAAACTGA